In Neptuniibacter halophilus, the genomic stretch TGTCACCAGTATCAATAATATTCGCGATTATCTGCAGGTCGAATCTGAGGTCCATGCGCAGGATACCGCCACATCTCTCGGGCTGTCGCTGAGCCCCTATATCCTTGATGAAGACGACACCATTCTGGAAACCATGGTGAACAGTATTTTTGACCGGGGTTACTACCTGGAGATTATGCTGGAAAATCGTAAGGGCAAGGAGCTGGTCAGAAAAACCAACCCATCCTCCTTTGAAGAGGTGCCTGCCTGGTTCGAGGCGCTGCTGCCGATGCAGACCGCAACTGCCCGTTCTGAGATTGATGCGGGCTGGGTGATGGGCGGCACTGTGTATGTCACCATCCATCCGGGTTTTGGTTACCTGAAACTCTGGGAGCAGGCGAAGCGAAGTCTGGCTTTTTCGGCGATTGCGCTGACCATCTCAGTCCTGTTACTGATTCTGATGCTGCGTCTGGTGCTGAGTCCGCTTTCCCGCATCAACAAGCTGGCCCGGAGCATCGCCGATGGCAGCTTCGAAACCATTGAGCCGCTGCCGTGGACCACCGAGATACGTAACGTTGCCAGCTCTATGAACCTGATGTCGGGCAAGATCGAAAAGGTGATCTCTAACCTCAACTCGAAGCTGGAGGAGAGCTCACGGCGCATGCGGGTGGATGAGCTGACCGGGCTTGAAATGCGTGCCACCTTTGAAACCGAGATGAAGAACCGCTTCATGTCGAATGCGAAAGGCTTTGTCTTTTTGCTGCGCATTGCTGAGCTGGGTAAGTTCGCCAGTACGCAAAGCACTGCCAAAGTGGATGATTTTATTATCGGGGTAGTTAAGGCGATCCGTCAGGGGCTTGAGGATTCAGGACTTCCCGCTGACTGTATCTACCGCATCGTCGGTGCTGAATTTGTGTTTATTGCGGATTGTGCGGATCAGGCCGCAGCGGAGCAGACCTGCGGTAAGATTTTCAGCCGTCTGGAAGCGCTGGGGCAGGAGTACGGCAAACCGGAAGTCGCGCATATGGGGGGGGTGTTGTTTGATCCTCATGGCACGATCGATGCGATGGTGGCATCGGCGACTGAAGCCTACGAAAAGGCGCTGCTGATTGGTGCCAACAGCTTCTCGATTAATCAGGACAGCGGCAATGCGCGCAACATGGATGAGTGGAAGGCGCTGGTGGCCCGGGTGATTGAGGAACGTAAAATCTCAATCAGCTACATGGCGCAGGCTCACAGACTGACCGGAGATCAGGCCGGTGAGCTGATGATAGAAGAGGCGATGTCGCAGGTACAGGATGATGAGGGTGAAGCGTTGCCGATCGGTACCTTTATCTCGGTGGCCGAGTCGATTGGCCAGATTCTGACCTTTGATATGCATGTGGTTAAGGAAGTACTGCGCCGAATCCGCGAAGAGCAGATCAGCCACGACATTGCGGTTAACCTCTCGTTTACAACACTGGCGAGTAATGAGTTCCGCTCAGAGCTTTATGCCCTGCTGCAGGATAACAGTGATATTGCCAGCCATCTGGTGTTCAGTGTGACCGCCTACGGCGCGACTAAAGATCTTAAGGCCTTTGCGACCTTTATCGATTTCGCCCACCGCTGTGGTGCGAAAGTCATTCTCAAGCGATACGAAAGCCGCTTTATCTCCATGGATGATATTAAAGAGTACAAACTGGATTACATCCGTCTGGCCCGGGTTTACACCGAAAACATCAGCCGGGATGCCGAGAAACGACGCATGGTTGAAGTCTTTAAAGAGCTGGGCGAGCTGCTCAATGTCAGCATTCTGGCTGAGTCGGTGGCCTCTGACAGTGACTTTGCCGCTGTGTCTGAAATAGGTATTACGGCGGTCAGCAGATGAACCGGCTGCCAGGCGGTATCCGTGTAGCGCACGGCTGGCGCAGGTATCTGTGCGGCGTCTCTGTGCTGGCGGCACTGGCAGCGCCGCTGCCGGTGCAGGCGGCGGGCCTGATCGAATTCAGTGATTCACTGCTGAAAAAGGTCGAGAAACGCTACGGTAAGTCGGCGGTCTTGCGGCTCAATGCGCTGGCGGATCTGGTGCGCAAGAATGGCAATATCAGTGAGATGGATAAGGTTGAAAAGGTTAACGGCTTTTTCAATATGATCCCCTATTACACCGACTGGGCGCACTGGAAGAAAAAGGATTACTGGGCCACCCCCTTTGAGAAACTCACCACCCACGGTGGCGATTGCGAAGATTACGCGCTGGCCAAGTACTTCACCCTGAAAGAGCTGGGTGTGCCTGAGAAGAAGATGCGGATTATGTACGTGAAGGCGTTGAGGTGGAACGAAGCACACATGGTGCTGACCTACTTCCCGAACCCGGATGATATTCCGCTGGTGCTGGATAACCTTAATCCGCGTATTCTGCCGGCGCATAAGCGTAAGGATCTGGTGCCGGTCTACAGCTTTAATGGTGACGGCCTATGGCTGGCCAAGGGCCGTGGTACCGGTAAGCGGGTCGGCGGCTCCGGTAAGCTGAAACTCTGGGTCGATGTGAACAAGCGCTTCAATCAATAGCCGGTTACCACTGACCGGCTAGCCCAGATACTGCTCAATATCCACTTCATCAATCTGTTCAGGATCGAGGAAACGCTCGGCATACTGTTTGTAGATGCCGGCACTGAGGAACAGATCAAACAGTACCGGATCGATATGCTGATCCTTCTTGAAGAAACTGAGAATACGGATTGATTCAGACAGGCTCTTGGCCTTTTTGTAAGGCCGGTCGGAGGCGGTCAGGGCTTCGAAAATATCGGCGATGGCCATAATTCTGGCCGGAACTGACAGCTCGGATTCGCTCAGACCTCTCGGGTAGCCGGTGCCGATCAGGGTTTCGTGGTGTGCGCCGGCAATTTCCGGCACCCGGCGCAGGTTTGGCGGGAACGGCATCTGTTCCAGAATCGCAATGGTCTGGATGATGTGCTCGTTGATTTTAAAGCGCTCTTCCGGCGTCAGAGTGCCACGGCTGATCACCAGATTATGCAGTTCGCCGTGGTTGTAGAGATACTCGGGGATCTCCATCTTCCAGCCGTATTCCGGGTCCAGCGCTTTGTTGGGTGGTCGCTCGATCAGGTGTTCGGGGCGGTCACACAGCAGCGGCTCCATTACCGGCAGGGTTTCGTTGCTATCCGGGCAACGGCGCAGCTCATCGTCAGACAGACCGATCCGGTTATCAAAATTACGTTGCCAGCGTTGCTGGCCGATCTCGCGAATGCGCTCGATCTTGTCTGCTTCGAGGAATTCGCCGCCCACATTACAGTGCGCAATAAAGGCAAAATCATCCAGCAGTTGCTGACGGCGCTCAGCATAGGCGGCTTTGGCTGTCGCCGGATCTTGCTGCTGTTCATAGATCGCCTGTAATTTCGCGATCTCCGCATCGCGCAGCAAGACTTCAAACCGGGTTCGCACTTCATGGATACGGTTGTAGATGGTTTCCAGCTTGGTGGCTTTATCCACCACGTGTTCCGGTGTGGTCACCTTGCCGCAGTCATGCAACCAGGCCGCAATGTTAAACTCACGCCACTCGTCTTTGCTGGTCATGGCGAACTCAGCCAGAGGGCCCTCCTGCGCAGCGCTGGCGGCTTTACAGAGCATCACCGCCAGTTCCGGTACCCGTTCACAATGACCACCGGTATAAGCGCTTTTGGCATCGATTGCGCCGGCGATCATCTTGATCATCGCATCCATCATATGTTTCTGGGCGGCAACCAGATCCTGATTCTCAATGGCGACGGCGGCCTGTGACGCGAGGGCATCCACCAGACGAACGCTTTTGCTCTCAAAATCGACGATGCCGCGGCTCATCGGGTCGACGGCATTCAGCAGTAACACCACGCCTTTTACCGTCTGATCGGAGAACTGCATCGGCACTACCAGCAGGGAGTGTATGGCCGAGCCTGACATCGTGCGCAGTTCGGCCCAGGGGGCCTTGCTCAGCATCCGGTGATCATCTTCACCGAGATTCTGTATCTGATTCTGAACGCAGGTCTGGCCGATCAGACTGTTCTGGCCGGCTTCCTGAGTCAGGTCAACGGAGTCTTCCCAGTCGGTTTGCAGACCGCGCTGACCGACAGGCGTGAGCAGCCCGTCTTCGGATTTCAGCAGTATTACCTGAGCCTGACAGGGGGCCAGTTCATCAATACCATCCAGTGTCATCTGCAGGAGTGTGTCCCGATCCTGCAGGCGACCCAGTGCAATACCGTTTTCTACCAGCCGTTCCAGTCGGGCCTGTGCTTCGCCAAGGTTTTCCAGAATGCTGGTAATAAAGAAGGAGCCCATCACCAGCGTGATACCGATAACCACGCTGGATGCGGAAAACAGCAGCCCCCAGAGCCAGAACAGCAGATAACCCAGCCCCATAAACAGAATGGCGAAGATCGCGATAAAACCGAGCATCCATACCGGACGGTGCTTCAGCAGGGCGCCAAGCTGTGTTTTGGGTCGGGGAATAAACCAGATCAGCAGCATGCCCGTTGCCAGCACCGTCAGGACTTCCAGCCAGTGCAGCCAGACCGGACGATAGAGGAAGTCGCCATCAAACATCGCTTCGGCTAACTGGGCATGAATTTCGACCCCCGGAACCTGTTCATTCAGGGGGGTAAAGCGCATATCGGACAGGCCGGCTCCGGTCAGGCCGATCAGCACCAGTTTGTTCTCCAGCATGGAAGGGTCAACCTGACCATTCAGTACATCCACCGCAGAAACGTAGCGGTGGCGGGTGTCATCGAGTGATGCATAATGCAGCCAGACATCACTTTGGGCCTGCGTATTGATATTCAGGTCGGCGACACTGACCTGTTCAATGCCCCCGTTACCGACGCGCAGACGGATAGCCTCTGAAGCGGTGGCGACACGAAACATCTCCATCACCATATTCGGTACCGGCTCACCATTCACTGCCATAATCAGCGGCAGATGCCTGATCGGGCCGACAGAGCCCGGGATACTCACCAGCGCCTGGCCCGCTGCAGCGTATTGCAGCTCAGGAAGACTGGCCAGCACTTGCGGGTAGTTTGTCAGAAAGGCTGACGGGTCGGTGCCATCGATCTGTATCGGCGTGACAAACAACTCACTGCTGGTGGTGTAGGTGTCAAAGTCAAAACCGGCTGCGGCCAGCACCGAGGGGGTTCCGCTCAGCGCCATGGCTAACTGAAAATCACTCGATGGCAGTGATTCCAGCTCTTTGATGAGGTACTTCTGATCCGGCGCCAGTCGTTGCGCCAGTTTCTCTACTGAGTTCTGATCCGGCTCCGGCATATAAAAATCGAGGCCGATTGCAGCGGGGCCGAAAAAGTCGAGAGTGTGGATAAGTTTTGCCAGAATATCCCTTGGCCAGGGCCATTGGCCCAGCTCAACCAGAGTTTTCTCGTCGATTGCGACAACTGTGACCGGCTGGCTCAGGGGCTGACGCGGTGAGATCTGCTGGTAGGAATCAAATAACGCCAGTTGGGCACTGACAGTGGGGGCTCTTATGGTCTCAACCAGCGAGGAAAACCACTGCGGGTAACTGGCCTGCACCTTTTGTGGCAGCAGGTTGAGGACTTCAGAGAGGAGGATGATCAACAGAATCGCAATGGCCAGAGGGCGGCCCCGGGCAACGCCCAGAAGACGTTGCAGAGCAGAATGACTACTGGTCAGATTCATCCCCATCTGGCGTGAAGTTCCTTTCTGAGTGACGAGAAGGGTATTGCGATCAGCGGATACTGATCTCTACCCGGCGATTGTCCACGTTATCAACATTATCAGCGGTCGATACGGCCAGTTCACGTTCACCGCGTCCCGTCACTTCCATCAACTGTTGATCCACACCCTCTTTAACCAGAATCTCGGCCACCGTCTGGGCGCGCATTCTGGAGAGTTTATCGTTGGCCTGTAGCGAGCCTACGGTATCCGTATGGCCGATCAGGCGAACTTCGGGGGCCGAGCGTTTCTCCAGATCGGCAAACAGTTGCTGGACCACCGCCGCAGAATCAGGGGTCAGCTCGGTCGCTGAACCGGGCAGAAATCGCAGGGTATAGCTGGCCGGAGCCAGTGGTTGTTCTTTGAGTAGCTGACCAAAACGGGAGCTGACCTCCTGCTGACTGGCAGGTGCGGTTTCCAGCTCACCGGCCTGACCCACATGAATCGCGGCAAATGCGCTGTCGACCTTCTGTGCTTTGCCGCCGGAACTGACGATCACAGCACCGACGGTGCCCTCAGCGTCGGGTAACAGAATCACCCGATCCATGGGGTCACAACCCGGTTCCAGTTTCTGGCCCTGGGCACTGTTAGTGCTGACGCATTCGCCGAGGGAATCACGCAGTGGCGTGCCATCGGAGCTGTGCCAGTACTTTGCGGCGTTTACAACACCACTGGCAGAGAGCGCCGCTAAGGTCAGAAACGTGTATTTAATCATTGCAGACATCCCTGTTACTCCCCGGCTGCTTCAAGAATAAATTCGGTACCACGCACACCTACCGTCATCGACCCGGTATTGAACTGGACTGATTCCGGATTGGATTTAGCCAGCTTGCCGGAGATGACAGCCAGCTTGCCCCGTTTCAGGTTGGCACTGAGCCGGCCCTTATGGGTGGTGGTGTCAAAGGCAAAATCATCAATCACCAGCGTAGAGCCGGGGCCGGAGGTTAAACGGGTATTATCCCGCAGGGTAATGCCGGCAAAACTGGACTCGGCGGTGATCACCGTATCGCCTTCGAGTACGGCATCGCCAACTTCGGCGTTCTGGGTGGCTCCGTTACGCTCAATACTGACGCTGCCGTTGACGACTTTAAACGTGCCGGCTCTTTCAGCGGCATAGCTCTGACTGGTGAGGCCGATAAGCGAGAGGGTGAGCGCCATAATAGCGAGCGAGTTACGACGGGACATAGCTATGATCTCCTGAATAACACTGTCAAAAGTAAGTGATTTGAGTCTTGCTGTGTTCACTGCTCAGGTTCCTTCCTGATATCGATCAGCCAACAAACAAAACCGGACGTGTCATAGCCCGGGCCGGATGAAGGGGACTTTGATTCAGGTCGTCAAGTCCTAACAAAATAGACCATCCACAAGTAAAGATATAGCGGTCTGACAATGTGATTAATTGTAGTTAAGACGCGATTTTAATCTAGAGAGATGACTATTACCTTATGTTTTTAAAGGGTTTTGTCGTTAAGTATGGATTCTGATTCCGGTATGGATTGTGGATAAGTTTAGTCAAACTTAATGCTTATGTTATATCATAACGTATATTGTCAGATTGAGTTTATACAGGGGGGATCAGTGGAAGCAGCAGAGTGGGCAGAGCCCGAATTTCAGTCGGGTACAGAGGCCGGTGTGTCGTCTTTTACCAGCGGGGACACACCTGAGGTGATGACGCAGATCTACACCGAAGGGGTCAATTTGGTGTTGCTGAGGCGAACCCTGCTTCCCGGGGTGGCCGATGATTGTCAGCAACTGGCTGATCAGTATCCGGATTTTAACCTGCGCTCGGTGATCAGGCCGGAGCAGGCGGCCGTATCGCTGAGTGCGCTTATACCCGGGCAGGATCAGCACGGAGCGTTTATCGAGGATCTGGCGCAGGTTGTCGATATGTATGCCTGCCTGTTTGATCTGGAGGAGGTCGGGCTGAGGCTGCAGGTGCTCAACCGTGCCATGTGTCCGCGCTTCCATACCGATAAGCTGGGTTGCCGGCTGGTGACAACGTATCTGGGGCAGGGTACGGAGTGGCTTGGCAATAACGATCTTGATCGGCGTAAGCTGGGCCGGGGGAGTCAGGGATTAAGTGATGAGGAGTCGGGCCTCTACCACGGGCCTGAACGGATTCAGCAGGCAGAGCCGGGTGATCTGCTGCTGTTAAAGGGTGAGGGCTGGTTTGGCAATGAAGGGCAGGGCGCTGTGCACCGCTCTCCGGCAGTGCCATCGGGCCAATCGAGGCTGGTGGTCACACTGGATTTTGCCTGAGCATTACTCGTCGGGCCCGACCGCATGCAGGTAACGGTCTTCAATGGTATGGCGCAGCTTGAGATTCTCAGGATCGGCAAACGCCCGGTTAAGGATCTCAAGAATCTTATCGTTGTCGGGGTGGGCGCCGTTCAGCGCAAGATAGAAAGGCTGCTCTGCTAAACATCCGGCGATTCTGAACCCTTTGTCAGGCAACTTATGAAATTCATGGCTGACAAGGGTCCAGCTGACTATTTTACTGTCTTCGATAATGGTCGAAACCCGGCCCTGATGCAGCAGTTTTAATAATCTGACCAGCGCATTGGCGCCCTTGAGCTCCATAACCCGGTTATTCGTCTCCTGCTCGCTGAGAAAGCGATCGATCTCTTCTCCATAACTGTATTCAGCGATATAGCCCAAGCGCCCCAGATAGGAACTCAGGGATGCAGGGGTCTGATAGCGCCAGTTGCTGTCTTCGCGGGTATAGAAACAGACCTGATAAGACATGGTCGGGGTTCGGGTATAGAACAGATCCGGGCTTTCACTGGGGACGGCGGTCAGCAAGCCATCGATATGGGACGCTTCGTTTGCCTCGGCAATAGCGCGTGACCAGGGCAGCATTGTGATTTCCGTCCGGATCTGGTGCCGTGCAAGTATCTCTGTGACGTAATCCGCCACAATCCCGGGTTGGGGGCCTGCGCAGGTATAAGGACACCAGTCTGTGGCTGCCAGACGCAACAGGGTTTGCTGAGCCGCCAGCGGGTGGCTACAGAGAACAAGCAATAATGCGACAGCTGAGCAGTATTTTTTCATGGATAGACAGCATGATGGTTACACTAAACATAGGCGCTGTGACCGGCTTTTGCCTTATCTTTCGGGGAAATGGTGATGCACTGTCACGCCGCAGATTTGTTAAAGCAGGTGCAGGGTTGGAGCGCAGGTAGGCAGCTCCAGAGTGAGCGTCAGACCGCCAGCGGGGTTACTGACAGATGAGATTTTTCCTCCCAGCACATCGTTGATAAGCGAATGGGCCACACTCAGACCGAGCCCGGTACGGTTCATACTGGCCTCCCCTGTGAAGAAGGGATCAAACATCTTTTTCTGGACTTCGTCCGGTGCTCCGCTGCCGTTATCTGCCAGTGTGATCAGCGTTGTTGTCTGTGTCTGACTGATGGCGATTTCGATTACTTTTTGATCGGCGGTGGTGTCGGTAAACGCATGCTGGCAGGCGTTTTCAATGAGTTCTTTCAGAACCTGCGACAGGGAAACGGGATAGCTGTCCATTTCCAGCGCTTTATCGCCTGTTATCTGTACCTCAATGCCGGCCCGGCTGAGCTGTTCCTGAGACTGTATCAGTGCAACGTTCAGGTATTCGAACAGATTGAAGCGTTCCCGGTGCTCCTGCCCCTGATGGGCAACCAGCCTTTTAAAATCGTTTACCAGTCTGGCGGTTTTGTACAGGGCGGCCTCTTCCAGTTTTAAGGCTTCCAGTGACTCTGTGATAAAAGCATTAAGTTGTGTCTGGGTCAGTTTGCCCGCTTGGGTATCACGCTCAATCAGTTGCAGATGGTGACTGAGGTTGCTGTTTAATGTGATGGCATTACCGATTGGCGTATTGATCTTATGGGCCACTCCCGCGGTAATTCTGCCCAGCGCCGCCATCTTCTCAGATTGCACCAGTTGCGCCTGAGTCTGGATCAGATCATGCAGGGCCTCCTCGAGTGCTTGTTTGGCCTCACGCAGCGACCGGGTCCGGTCTTTAACCTGTTTCCTCAGAATATTGATGGCGACCAGAGTGATTAAAATAAATAACAGCACCCCGACCAGTGCTATGTTGAGGTAGGTTTGCCGGAGCTTGTGCTCGGTCAGGTAGACCATGTTGTAGCCGCTCCATTGTTTATTAAGGGCATCGAGGGTGCCATCTGAGCGCATCCTTTCAATCCCTTTGGTCAGCAGTTCAGCTAACGCCTGTTCGCCTTTTCTTACCCCCATATGGCTGGGCTTGAGTGCAATGGGGTCGGTGACAAACTTTATCCCTTCAAGTCTGTTTTTCTGAATAATATAGGCACCTACCCATTTGGTGGTTGCCAGTGCATCAATCTCGCCGGCGAGCAGGCGCCTGAATCCATCGAGGTGATCTTGCACAAACACCAGCTCCGTCTCACTGCCGGTACTGAGAATCTTTTGCGGGAAGCTGCCTTTGATCACCCCGGTCCGGGTACCGCTAAGGTCGGCCAGATTGTGGATTGTCAGGTTGTCGCTTTTCACAAACAGACTGATCTCAAAGGTCAGAAAACTATCCACAAAGTCGTAGTGTTCCTCTCTCTCTGCGTTGGGGCTGAAGACAGTGAGTACATCACCTTTTCCGGCTAACACCGCTTTCTGGGCCTCATGCCAGTTCATCAGGCGATATTCGATGCGCCGATCCAGCGCCGTTGCATAGTGTTCAAGAAACGAAGCGAAAATACCCCGGGGCTCTCCGTTTTCCAGCCATTCTATCGGGGGGTAGTCCTGATCCCCGAGGAAGACAATAGGGGGCTGCTCGCTGTTGTTTCCAAAGCTGAGGGTTTCGGCCTGTATCGGGGTGGAAGCAATACAAAGCCACAAGCCAAGATAAAACAACCGGTGTGCGCAGTTCATATGCCGGGGTCAGATTAGTGGTAACAGGATTGAGTATAGTTAGTTTTCAGCGGTCAGGAGGCTGTGTTGGCGGGTTGTATTCTTGCGCACCGGTAAAGCATTACCCTGCTCTGTTATCTGAGTTGAAGTAGGCCTTGATCCACTGCTTTGGCGTTACACCAAAGTGCTTCTTGAATACCTTGGCCAGAGAGGAGGCGTTCTCGTAGCCGACATCATTGGCAACCAGCCCGACAGGGCGTTGTTGCTTCAACAGCCCTTTGGCCATCACCATGCGCAGGTGGGTGACATACTCAATAGGCGACTGGCCCAGCGTTTCTTTAAACAACGCTGCAAATTTGGAACGGGACATGGCAACGGCGTTGGCCATCTCATCGACCGACCATTCCTGCTCGGGATTGTCTTTTATCGCCTGTATCAGCGGTGCCAGCGAAGGGTGTGAGCCGGCGGCGATGAGCCCCAGTTCAACCGTTCCGTTACTGATGACGCTACGCAGCATCTGCAGAACGAAGATATCGCACAAACGATTAATCATCAGTTGACGACCGGATTGTTCAGCAAACGCCTCAGAGAAGATCAGCTTTGCGGTGTGGGTGATCGCTTCTTCATGCTGAATATCAAAGCAGAGAAAGAGAGGAAGGTTATCCGATAAAACCTGTTTGTGGAGCAACGGAATTTTCACCGTCGCACACACCAGCCTCGCCTCCGCGGCTGGCGCAATCTTTACCTCGTGATTACAGCCACTGGGGAAGAAAATGACCGACCCCGCACCCAGTTCAATGCAGTGCCCTGACCCGGTCGACAGTGTCAGCGAGCCAGATTCCAGAAAGTGCAGAACGCTTGAATCCTGATGATCATCAAAGGCGTTGATGCCACACAGCGTTCCGCTGAAGAACACATCAGCGTTTACTTCCAGGCTTTGCAGAATCTGGCTCAATTTATCCATTAAGCACCTGTTTTGGACGATTGGCGTTTTTTTGTGGACTTGCTGCAGCCTTTTGACCGGTGGTTATCCGTAATCTTCATCTCAGGCACTACGCAACAAATCAGGTATGCGATCTGTGTCCGATTAAACCATCAACGAAGGAAAAAGAAATGAAATTTTCACAAACACTGAAACTGGCAACCGCCGCAGGTGCACTCTTTCTCAGCAGTATGAGCTTCGCAGCCGCGACAAATATCGGTACCAACGATGTCGCGATTCAGGGGTATGACCCGGTTGCTTACTTCAGCGAACACAAAGCCGTTGAAGGCTCTGCTGAATTTACCGCGACACACGAAGGCGCCATTTACCGCTTCAGCAGTGCGGAAAACCGCGACCTGTTCAAAGCTGATGCAGAGCGTTACGCACCACAATTTGGCGGTTACTGCGCGATGGGTGTGGCACTGAACAAGAAGCTGGATATTGACCCGCAGGCATTTCACATCGAAGAGGGCAAGTTGTACCTCAACCTGAACAAAGATGTGCAGAAAAAATGGCTGACCGATGTTCCCGGCCACCTGAAAACCGCGAACCGTATCTGGGCAGGTATTGAAGATCTGTCGGTAGCACAAGCCAACGCAGAAGACTGATGCGCTATGGCTGAACAGGCGTTGACGTTTTCAGTAAACGGGCATAGCTACCCACAACCGTTGGCACTGCTTTGGTTCAGTGCCAACTGGTGTGGCCCATGTCAGCAAATGAATCCGGTTATGCAACAACTGGCCGGTCAGAGCACTGAACAAGTCCGGGTATTAAAGATCGATGTAGATCAGCAATCTGCTCTGTCTGCAGATTTTTCAATCCGTGCGGTACCTACTCTGGTTTTATTGGGCGCCAACGGAGAGATTGATCGTCAGGTGGGCAGTGCAGGATTGGGCCAGTTGAGCCAGTGGCTTGACCGTTCTTTGGCCCGGTTAAAACACACAGGAGAGAAATATGAATACTAAACAGCGTGTAGCATACACTCTTTCCCTACAGACGCTCTTCCGATCTCGGCTGCTCTGGCGGCCGCGCTTTCCACAGTCGCCACCCTGCCTGCGGCGCACGCCGCCGGAAAAGAGAAGTGCTACGGCGTTGCACTGGCCGGTCAGAACGACTGCGGCAATCTTGCAGGTACACACTCCTGCGCAGGGCAGTCAAAAGTGGATAACGATCCCGGCGAGTGGAAGCTGGTGGCCAAAGGGACCTGTAAAGATCTCGGCGGCATGCTGAAAGCTGAAGCCAAAAAACGTTATCAGGAGCAATCTGCCTCATAAGGGTGGGGCTTGTTAAAGGAGAGATGAAGATGTCTTCAATCCGTTCAAAATGGGCCGGAAGTGCTCCCGAACAGTATCGGGTGGGGGTTGGGCTGCGTCACCCGCATTATCGGGAGGCGCTGCTGGGGGCATCTTCCATCGACTTTGTAGAGATCCATGCCGAAAACTTTTTCGCGGAGGGTGGCGTGATTCAGGAGATCCTGACCGATATGACAAACATATACCCGGTGAGCCTGCACTCCACATCCATGGGGCTGGGCTCAGCCATGGGGATCAATCAGGGGTATCTGAAAAAGCTGCAGCGCCTGGCTGAGCGGATCAGA encodes the following:
- a CDS encoding transglutaminase-like cysteine peptidase, which codes for MNRLPGGIRVAHGWRRYLCGVSVLAALAAPLPVQAAGLIEFSDSLLKKVEKRYGKSAVLRLNALADLVRKNGNISEMDKVEKVNGFFNMIPYYTDWAHWKKKDYWATPFEKLTTHGGDCEDYALAKYFTLKELGVPEKKMRIMYVKALRWNEAHMVLTYFPNPDDIPLVLDNLNPRILPAHKRKDLVPVYSFNGDGLWLAKGRGTGKRVGGSGKLKLWVDVNKRFNQ
- a CDS encoding bifunctional diguanylate cyclase/phosphodiesterase — protein: MTLSKQLLLLISLIFLAIFSVNFVTSINNIRDYLQVESEVHAQDTATSLGLSLSPYILDEDDTILETMVNSIFDRGYYLEIMLENRKGKELVRKTNPSSFEEVPAWFEALLPMQTATARSEIDAGWVMGGTVYVTIHPGFGYLKLWEQAKRSLAFSAIALTISVLLLILMLRLVLSPLSRINKLARSIADGSFETIEPLPWTTEIRNVASSMNLMSGKIEKVISNLNSKLEESSRRMRVDELTGLEMRATFETEMKNRFMSNAKGFVFLLRIAELGKFASTQSTAKVDDFIIGVVKAIRQGLEDSGLPADCIYRIVGAEFVFIADCADQAAAEQTCGKIFSRLEALGQEYGKPEVAHMGGVLFDPHGTIDAMVASATEAYEKALLIGANSFSINQDSGNARNMDEWKALVARVIEERKISISYMAQAHRLTGDQAGELMIEEAMSQVQDDEGEALPIGTFISVAESIGQILTFDMHVVKEVLRRIREEQISHDIAVNLSFTTLASNEFRSELYALLQDNSDIASHLVFSVTAYGATKDLKAFATFIDFAHRCGAKVILKRYESRFISMDDIKEYKLDYIRLARVYTENISRDAEKRRMVEVFKELGELLNVSILAESVASDSDFAAVSEIGITAVSR
- a CDS encoding CHASE2 domain-containing protein; the encoded protein is MGMNLTSSHSALQRLLGVARGRPLAIAILLIILLSEVLNLLPQKVQASYPQWFSSLVETIRAPTVSAQLALFDSYQQISPRQPLSQPVTVVAIDEKTLVELGQWPWPRDILAKLIHTLDFFGPAAIGLDFYMPEPDQNSVEKLAQRLAPDQKYLIKELESLPSSDFQLAMALSGTPSVLAAAGFDFDTYTTSSELFVTPIQIDGTDPSAFLTNYPQVLASLPELQYAAAGQALVSIPGSVGPIRHLPLIMAVNGEPVPNMVMEMFRVATASEAIRLRVGNGGIEQVSVADLNINTQAQSDVWLHYASLDDTRHRYVSAVDVLNGQVDPSMLENKLVLIGLTGAGLSDMRFTPLNEQVPGVEIHAQLAEAMFDGDFLYRPVWLHWLEVLTVLATGMLLIWFIPRPKTQLGALLKHRPVWMLGFIAIFAILFMGLGYLLFWLWGLLFSASSVVIGITLVMGSFFITSILENLGEAQARLERLVENGIALGRLQDRDTLLQMTLDGIDELAPCQAQVILLKSEDGLLTPVGQRGLQTDWEDSVDLTQEAGQNSLIGQTCVQNQIQNLGEDDHRMLSKAPWAELRTMSGSAIHSLLVVPMQFSDQTVKGVVLLLNAVDPMSRGIVDFESKSVRLVDALASQAAVAIENQDLVAAQKHMMDAMIKMIAGAIDAKSAYTGGHCERVPELAVMLCKAASAAQEGPLAEFAMTSKDEWREFNIAAWLHDCGKVTTPEHVVDKATKLETIYNRIHEVRTRFEVLLRDAEIAKLQAIYEQQQDPATAKAAYAERRQQLLDDFAFIAHCNVGGEFLEADKIERIREIGQQRWQRNFDNRIGLSDDELRRCPDSNETLPVMEPLLCDRPEHLIERPPNKALDPEYGWKMEIPEYLYNHGELHNLVISRGTLTPEERFKINEHIIQTIAILEQMPFPPNLRRVPEIAGAHHETLIGTGYPRGLSESELSVPARIMAIADIFEALTASDRPYKKAKSLSESIRILSFFKKDQHIDPVLFDLFLSAGIYKQYAERFLDPEQIDEVDIEQYLG
- a CDS encoding DUF1826 domain-containing protein, which encodes MEAAEWAEPEFQSGTEAGVSSFTSGDTPEVMTQIYTEGVNLVLLRRTLLPGVADDCQQLADQYPDFNLRSVIRPEQAAVSLSALIPGQDQHGAFIEDLAQVVDMYACLFDLEEVGLRLQVLNRAMCPRFHTDKLGCRLVTTYLGQGTEWLGNNDLDRRKLGRGSQGLSDEESGLYHGPERIQQAEPGDLLLLKGEGWFGNEGQGAVHRSPAVPSGQSRLVVTLDFA
- a CDS encoding OmpA family protein, with the protein product MSAMIKYTFLTLAALSASGVVNAAKYWHSSDGTPLRDSLGECVSTNSAQGQKLEPGCDPMDRVILLPDAEGTVGAVIVSSGGKAQKVDSAFAAIHVGQAGELETAPASQQEVSSRFGQLLKEQPLAPASYTLRFLPGSATELTPDSAAVVQQLFADLEKRSAPEVRLIGHTDTVGSLQANDKLSRMRAQTVAEILVKEGVDQQLMEVTGRGERELAVSTADNVDNVDNRRVEISIR
- a CDS encoding FecR family protein — protein: MSRRNSLAIMALTLSLIGLTSQSYAAERAGTFKVVNGSVSIERNGATQNAEVGDAVLEGDTVITAESSFAGITLRDNTRLTSGPGSTLVIDDFAFDTTTHKGRLSANLKRGKLAVISGKLAKSNPESVQFNTGSMTVGVRGTEFILEAAGE